The nucleotide window ATCTGCTCGGAGTCGGATGAAAAGGCCGAGTTGAGGGATTCGCGTACGGGTAAGGACACGTCGGAGGACCTCTGACCCCGGAATCCAAGACCATTCTTGATTTTCTTGCTGTCCTTCTTCATGGGGCGTCCTGCCATCCAGTCCTCGGTTGCTGCTCGAACAGGCACATATGCGCTCATTGCTTTGATCTCTGCCTCCCGCGCACGATCTTCCCTCCGCCTCTTCTTGCTCGATTTCTTTCGTAGTAGGTCCTCGCCGTCGCGTTTGTTATGGAGAGTGGGCACGCGAAAGAAAACGTTCCGACCTAGTTCAGTGTTGGTGGGCCCCTGGGAGTTGGCTGCTAATCCCGTGACTCTCCATTTTCCTTCCACGCTCATCTTCCGCCCAAGTTTAATCGAATCGTTGCGACCAGGGGAGAAGCTGTAGGTGCGTGCTCTTCGTGGAAGCTTGTGAGGATCCGCTCGATCCTGCCCTGTCTTTGCCTGTTCCGCTGTCGAAGCTTGGCCTATTTGGGTAGCATCTCGGTGCCCATCGAAATCCGTCGTGGCGGGGCGAGAACGCCTCTTACGGCTTTTTCGCCGAAATGGCCAGATTGCCATGATGACTCGGACGGAGGTTTGGCGAGAAACCGTCGGGGTGCAACCGAAAAAGCTGTGTGGTTGTGTGCAACTAGCTGTAAGATGGCACGTATGGCTGGTTTCTAGTATTGTCTGTGTTTTGTAGTAGATGCGACCGGTTCATTATGACCATGATTCCAAGGTGTGGTAGACCAAAAGAAGGCAAAACGAGTACCCAGACGGCCTACGAATCTGATGTGGGGGCCAATATCTTCAAACCATGCTTGTTATATGCCAACGTGAGAGGCGCGGTGATATGTCGCGGGATTGAGTGAGTGGAAAGCTAGAGGAAGGGGCGGCTGAGGACGGTCTGTGAGGTGGCGATTCTTTTGTCGCGACGACCTGGGATGGCAGTGTGGTGGTATTTCCAAGGATCGAGGTAGTCAGGTACTGATTCAGATATCCATGCAGGGTCTGGCTTGGATTCGTTTGGAGGTATGCCAAGGAGACTGTGTTCTACCGGTAGAATTGTCAATGAGTGTCTTTTGCTTTGTTAAAGAAGAGAGTGCACGAGAATGAAGCAGTCCCGGTGTTTCCTCTTTGTTCCGCGGACACACTTCCACTACGCATCCAAGCGACGTAGCATTCGGCTCTTGAGGGAACTCGGAGGCAAAACCAGGAGGTTTGAGCGCAACGTGGAAGCAGGTCCCAAGCCACAAATAAGGGGGATGTTGGCTGGAGTGGTGGGCAAGGGAAAGTGAGAGCGAGGGCAGAGGTAGAAATGATCGACACCCAATTTTTCCCTGTTGCTGGGTTGAAATAAGAAGGGCAAGATATAAGGTGGGGTGGGATCAACttggaggtaggtaggtgtgaCGAAGGGAGCAATGAGAGAGGTATTATCGACTGTCCTGCGCGTCCAGTCTCGCTGGCAGCTCGGGTGATGGAGGGGATCTGAGGAGAGCTTGCGTATTCGAGAGGCACAGCTCCAACTTGGAGGTGCACTTCGTGTATTGGGTTGGACAGGTAGAGAACGGCTGGGGAAAGCTCGTTAATAGAATGGGTATTACCTTTGTAAAGTGTGACTGCGGGCCGTACGGGGAGACGGGGCGGTCCCCtagaaaagaggaaaatcGGTGGATGGAGATTGGAGGTGAGGTGCAGGTGAGATGGTTATGAATCAATGGCAGCGAATGGCAGCAaatggaaaagaagaatgaaGAAATCAATCAACAGCCGACGAAcgagggaaggaggagacggcAAGTGCCGCTTTTACAAGGTGACTTCCATCTGAAGAACCTGAACTGAAGcatggagaggaaaggatgGAAGGAACCGCAGTGGGGAGCAATGAGTGCCCTGGGAGGCAAGTACCACTAGAGTAATGTAAAGCTTAGCCAAGGTAAAATAGTGTAACGCAGAAAGATACCtgtacgtacctaggtaggtaccttgggAGCAGCCGGGGGGTGAAGCAATGAACTGGAAGGTACGGAACCGTTCAGTTCTTGTCGTCCAGGATTCAACCTCGCACTTTCTTCGTGTTCGAATTGAACTTGGTACGGAGCAGCTCTGGAGTGAGGTCACGCATTGCCTGTTCAAGTGGCAGGCATCGCGTTCCCTGTGTAGGTACCTGATAGTGATAGCTGGTTCACTCCCTCAACCGATGGAAGCCATGACGTCCTTACCTAGGCTGGACATCATCACATCTAGCTCAAAAATAAAATTGAAAAAGGGGACCTGAGCTTCCCCGGCGTCCCTGCCGTGGGTGGACGGTAAGCTACCTAGAAACCATATGCCCTGCCGTTAGAAATGCGTCGGTGCTTGCCCTGCTGCCCTCTGCCAGGCATGCCCGGGCCTGCGACTTGCGAGGTCCAGTTGCAACCCTCTTACCTCTCCATACGCTAGTTGACAGCGGGCGTCGGTGCGTGTGTGCGTCTGAAGTCTGAAGTGGAGCTCTACCGACTGCGCTAAACTATTAGGGCATGCAGCCAGGGCATTGGAACTCCGTACTCCGTATTTCGCAGGCGTATCATTGGCGTATCGTAATGTGCTGGCGCTATAGGAAGCTTGAATGTTGCACATGAAGTGGATCACGGGCGTCACTGGGCGATGCAACTACATAATCATTCCCGTCCTCCCTCAAATTTAGGTCTTCCCCGCCGTCAATAAtctccctccttttccaCACTGCTCCTGTTAAATCCGACTTGTCTTTTGCGCATTGCGTCTGGCGCAACCCATCTCCGCACTTTTCTCCTCTCATCTCACGTAGGCTCTCACGAGATAGCTTGGACGACGACCTACTGGACGCCGCAAGTGACGGACATATGCATCACGACCGATATGCTACCAATGAAAACATGGAAAACGGAAAATGTTCAACGGTCGAGCACGCCCACCGGCCATTGCCATGAAAATGGCAGGTGCTCCAAGCAGTGGCGGCAATCATTGGACTGGCCCGAAAACGTGGTGGTGTAAAGCCCATCTAAAGGCCCCCTCATGATAAGCGTTGCCGTTCGACGAAACGGGCATTTCTCGGATTGCCAGGACCAGGACATCGAGACAGCCCGACGGGACCCAGTCCGGAGTCGGATCGATGTTCTGTGTCCCCCCGCTTGCATCGGGCATCTTGAACGCCATATTGGCAAACTGAACGTCAGCTGGACATGCTGACCTTGAAGATGCGCTTGGTCATTTTTGAAAATGGGCTCTCTGTAGAACAAGACTCCATCACCGAAATTCAATGACCCTACCTACTTGGCTTTTGTATGGGCTTTTTTGGTCGGCATCGAGATTCACAAGGGAAGAATGAAGGCCAGCCGGTTGCAACGAGTTCTTGGCGCTCCGGATATCGACCCGTCAATACCTATCTTTCGCTCTTTTCGTGTCAGGTCCTTGAAGCTTTGACAATTCTCCGTCAATCAATTCTGCACTTGAAAGCTTCCATTGCATAAATGTCTGCTGCCAATATTTGCACCCAACATACATCTGTCGTCGGCGCGCATTGCAGACCACGCCTTTTATAGCCACTGATAGGCGCAAAAGTCTCGGCCACTCCCTACTGCgtactaatagtagtctGGGGTTGCCGTGGCCGTCTGCAAACAGTGCCCGAAACGCTCGTATCCGTCCTCATCACAATAATCGCGGCCCCCTGGTGAGCACTGAGATGTTCAAGGTATTTtcgggtttttttttttttttttttttttttttttttttttcaccacCCTCATCAGGTCTTGCAATGAGTGGCCAACAGTTCACCCTTACTTATAGTGTACATACTATGTTGGTATTGTATTTTTTGGTATCGGTAACAAACCCCAAACATCAGACCCACCTCTCACGATGGCGGGAAGCTGCCCGCCCGTGGCTTGCAGGAAATGGAGTTCCGTCCATAGAGGTATGTTCTTTCGCCAAAACGACGAATATAACCCGAATGTATCGACGTGCGTTGCGGGACCCCGAAAACTCCAAttttccctcctccaatCTGGCTGAACCGGGGTGCGCTGGAGCCAATTATGTCATAGTAaccccctcttctcccaaaCTTCAGCCCATCGGAGTCCATCTGAATTGGCGTCATCCTGTCTTTCGGTAAAAGTCTTTCTTGTGTAACATAGTAGAAGCGAGCCCCAACAAACCCAGCTTCACTCAAAATCGACATGTGATGTATTCATTTATCAGTGCTTCCCTTGGAAGATACCAAAAAGAATCCAACTTTCGGTGGTAacgtcgccatcatcatcgtcgctgtCGCCGTCGCCACGCTTGGTTCGTGTTCAGTGCAATGGACCCAAAGATTTGCGGCCTTCAGGTCCACTGTTCCACACGCAGTCCCCATGCAGTAGCGCCGGCCCAATCCTGGGAATAGTAACTAGTGCACAAAGCCGCCGATAGTTTCTGCAGGGCAAGGCGTCGTtcaactacactacactatgtaCAGCGCGGCCCGAGCGGTGTCTGTCAGCTTGACACGTGTGTCGGCTGCACTTGAGATGTTCAGAGTGCCCAGAGTCACGGCAGCATCCATATGCCCGAGCACAAAGGTCGTGGGAAACTGTCTCTCTCTTCGAAAAGCCTCCCTTCTCCTCAAGGGACAGCGATAAGGGTCAGAAGCAGCAAGCGGCTACAAGTATCACCAAAAGCGAGCGTGGAGTTGTTGTCGTAGGTTGCGCAGCAGTGGGTCACCCCGTGCGCTAACTGGCTGTCTTGGACAACTCTTGGGGGGTGGTCTTTACCGTATACGAGATGGATACTCAGTCTGAATGCCTGATTCTGCAGGTGATGCCGTGCTTGGCCATCTCCCGTCGGTAGGACAGAGGGACTTGGAATCCACCAGCGCGAACGAGCTGACAAACCAGGCGCAAGAGACACTGCATTTCAGAGAGAGATCCAGGAAATGGGCACGATGCGTGATGATGGAGCAGACAGCATTAACACGTGAACGGGCGCTTGTTGGATTTTAACCGAGAACCGCAATTGCACTTCCCGTTCACACCCGCGGCTTCAACATCGCACACGCTCGACCCAAACAAGCACCCACCAAGTCCCACAGCATGCCAAATTGAGAGCACAAGAGACTCCCCGGGAGCTTGCGGCGACTGCGCACAAGATTACGGGCGTAGTTGAGTTGTAAAGCGAGGTCTATGTCTGTGTTGGGAACAGAGATAAAGACGCTACAATGATAGACACACACACGACTTTTAAGATTTCAAAAGCCAATCAGTCACACAAAGGATCCCAATTCCGGGCAAGCACCCAAGCTTCATTGGCTGACAAGACACCAAAATTGTTGCGTGCCTGAATGGATATTGATGCAGGCCAGGTTCGGGGAATGGATAAGGCGCATCAGCCGTGGGCCGTGGTCGCAATGGAACGAAGACAACGGTGAGCGCCGTTTGATTGTTCGCCGTTCGACTTCGcgcgaagaaaaagaaaagaagaaaagcaaaGTGACAATGGATCACTAGACTAATGAGCCACCAACCTCATGCTTATGCatgaggtacctacctcatgGCAACCCGCTCGAGTCATCGCctaggagagaaggagaaaaaaaaaagtgagaTCGCGCCCATTTCCCCCAGAGCGGGCTGCCGTCTGCCGCGGGAAGCAGGAGATGATGCCATTTCACCAGCTTCACAACCCACGACAGCACGACGGATGGGTCCTTACCTTTGGCGGCTATGTACCGCATATCTCATCTTATAAATCGCAGGAATCAGGAATTCCAATATACAAGTTGATGTAAGATTCCGCCGTTATGGTCAAGAGATCTTTTCTTTCAACAACCATGCCATGGCCTTTGGCCCTATCACATTCCAACACGGGATTAATGACACCACAAACAAATCACGGGGCtctgggaagaggagggtgttCCCAGGTTCCTCTGGGTGTCACCATCCAGTCATGTTACTAGTCAGGGgtaaagggaaaaaaaaaaaaaaacttccATGGGCTGATCCGGTACCTGAAAATGAATTTGCATGAACGAATGATTACTTGCAAGTGCAGACATTCAGGGTCCAggtcttcctcatctttgTCTTTGAATCTTACAGGCCTCCTCTATTATTCTTTGATTCTTGTTATGAGTCTGGACTGAGGCCAGGCCCACGCTGAAGCATTTAGGCGACATTACTGCTGAAGcgagagagaaaaggaagagccCGAAGGACAGCCGTGTATCAAACAGTAAAAAGACATTGCCTGGGATGGATGCTTCCGAAAATCGAATGCCAAGAGACCATATTCTAGGGGTCTTTTGCTCCACTCTGGACTGCTGCTGTTCACCTCGGCGAACCCCAGGGCCGTCGGCCGTCGTCTCATTTCTCTCTTCAACACCTCACGTCGAACAATCCTTTCTCTCGTTTGTACATACAGTACTCAACCTTCCAACTTTATATGACATGGCAAATGCCTGCGTCGTTATCATATCAATCCAACAACTAATCAGCAGCAATGAATGGCCAGAGACAGGAACCAAGACGAAAgcccccttccccccatTCCATTCTCATGGCAGCATGCTCACCATATTAAATGAATACTTCTACCTATTTACTTGCAGAACGCCATACACAGCTCCCGCAACTCTGCAGACGCCTCCCCCGGAACTATTTGGTGTCGTGATCACCGAGGCACGCTTCTTGCTTCCTTGTTCTTTTTCGTTTCGCAGCCCGGAACCCTGGTGGTCCACGCCACGTCCGCCATCCATTCCGCCTCACATTCAGGTCAATACGGTGCCCAGCTTTTTGAACGCCTCCTACATCCGTTGACCACGCACAACGAAGTATACAGTCATTGCCGGAGATATCTATTTACACATTACGGAGGAAGTCTTCCGAGTGGGGATGAGAgttcatacctacctaaccgcCCGAAGaacaggaagaagacgagttCTTCGCTTTTGTCGTGTGGGCTGGCTTGTACTGCCGTTATCCGTGTCCCCCAAACTCTCAGAGGGCGCCTAGAAGACGCTCTTTCTGGGCTGGAAATGGCGTATCGCCTGGCCTCAGGGTTATTCGCGGTGGCCTACCTGCCTGGATACCTCCTTTCGTCGGTGTCGGAAGAAAAGCGGCTGATCATCCTTCTTCATGCTTCTCTATGCTTGACGCCATCTTGTGcatttctccctctcctctcttctccgTGTTCCCGACTTGAGAGTCTCGCCGTTTCCCGTGCTCATTGGTCTGGCAATAGATTGTATGTAGTAGCCAAACAGGGGCAGAAAAGAGAGGGGAAGAAAcataaataattcttttttcAATGAAATAAACCGGAAACTAGAAGGAATTGACGAGGGAAACATGGTGAACAGCAAAAAATCAAAAGAGTAAAATAACATACAACAcctgggattcgctggtcgtcaccgacccaactactagtcagACGATTGGtagcttatctatgggagagcggacgggatcccgagttttctacCATCTATGGTCGTATGTACTATTATGTTCTCTAAATTGGGCTTATGTGCTGAGTTGGATCTTGCTCTGGACTTTTTATTCCGTTGGCTAGAGGTAAGGAACGCGAATGCGTGCGAagtactgctgctgctgctgctgctgctgctactgcaaAGAGATGCAGGAACCGGATGGACTCCACTCGTTCGTTGGTCATTGTATTCTTAAGGTGTCTGTCTAGACCTCGGAAGTAACATGGTCCTGCATGCTGACTGCTTATTGCGTGTTGTACAAGGTATTCATCCTCGGAACTCTTAGCATTTTTCACTATGTAAGAACGGAGTGAGCCAGATAGGTGGGCATGGTGGCTAACACCCAGACAACGAACGAGCTGTGATCACCAATTCACATAAAACATGCAAGGTTCAAACCCAGACCCGCTTGAACGGTTCACCGATCAGCACCTTACATGAACTTCCGAGCCTCTCCCCAGTGTGTTCCCCTTTCAGATCCTTCCGTACATGACGGACCCGCCGAAGAAACAACCAACGATTCGGTCGGGAGCATCCGTATTCCCTACATATGTACATAGTATATGCAATATGTAGATCATCGTGCCTATTATGCATACGGTGAGATGGGTATGTAAGTAAAACCCGTGGGAGGCCAGGTTGCTGACGATCGCTGACCACACAGTGTCCTATATAAAGCCACGAAGCTTCCATTGCCTGTGGTGGTTCGTGCTTGGTACTTGACAAGGGGGCATTTTACTCTGGTTCGCAACCACAGTACTGTAATATCCCGATGTTCGTTCTGTCCCATGCTCGGAGTCGGTCGGTATTAACTCTAAGGTTTTCTAATATATCAGATCAAACCAACCGAGCTGCAAAGAACACATGCCATCTGCCATCTGTCACCTGATGGGTGATAGTgttcggttcggttcggtCTAATATCCTATAGGGCCGATGAGGGTGCCCAATAGGCTGGGGGAGCGTAGGTTTGGGTAGGCGGTTGGCTGTATAGTCGGCTTCAATTTCGAGTCTGAATGCGAAATTCTGGTAACTGTTGCGTGAGATATGTTTCCCCATTGTCTGGTATTGTAAGATCTGATTCAAATAGCAAATTCGTGACATGAAGCTGTGAAGTCGATGTTCGAGCTTGATTCGGTAAATACATGGTCGATTTATGTTTTGTTCCTCATGGAGTTCGAGCTTTCGTACGACATTTCCAAACGATAGTATATGGCAAGTCAGGTCATCTGGGAAGTCAGAAAACGGAACTTCATCATAAACCAGAGTTGTGGAGGAAAGGGCAAAAGAAGGGATGCGAAGAGACGATCATCGTGACCAAGTGTCGGAACATTGCGGGGTTACCGCTATAAAGCAGATATGCAATTAGACGATAAGTGCCGCACAGTAGCGTCTCCGGAGCAACCACCCCCCACCATGACATGGGGTTCAATCAACACCTCCAACGGTCCATCCAAAAGTTGCGACAGAGATCAACGCGTCTGGACACGCGCCAACGAACCACCCTTCTTGGAACAGCCCTCCACACATTCTTACGCGATACTCATTTGCATCATCCACGCGACAGTCACGACGACAAAGGAAACCCGCGAAATCATCGAGCGAACCACGAACCACGAACCCATCCGAGTCCGTTGGTGCCCCagcacaccacaccacagcCAAACATGGCCTTCAACCCACGAATGTCCATCCTACCTCCGCAGCCGCAACAATCGCGGCAGCgcaaaaaggaagaagaagccgccTACGCCAACATGCGCCTGCCCGACCGCGAAATCGTCGGCTGCATCAACGAGCTCGGCATCCCCTTCACGCTGGCCGACCTGCAGAAGCCCAACCCGATCCAGGTGCAGATGATATTCGAGTGGTTCGGCGAGCTGCTGATGAATAAGACGCGTCAGACGGTCGACCCGGCGATGCGCGCGGCCGCCGAGGATGTCTGCGGCCCCGAACTGGGCGAGGCCATGATGCCTTCGGATACGCGAAATCTGCTGGGGTTTTACGTGTCGCTACGCAGGCTGATGCTGGATTGCGGAGTGAATGATTTCAGCTTCAATGACCTTTACAAACCGACGCATGACCGGTTGGTTAGGATGCTGAGTTATGTCATCAACTTTGTCAGGTTCCGTGAGAGCCAGACAAGCGTCATTGATGAGCATTGCAACAAGGCTGAGCAGACAAAGGCGCGTATCGAGCAGCTGTATGTCGAGAACCAGAATATGGAGGCGCAGTTGGAGGAGATGAGACACAATCGTAGGGCAATGGAAGTGCTGGTTCAGGAGAAGACGGTGCGCAAtgaggagctcaagaagcgGCTGCTGGAGCTCAGGCGAAGCCAGGAGAAGGTGGCCGCGAGGttggaggaggccaagaccaagaagggCGAGTTGGCGGCAGAGTTGGAGGAAAAGACGGCTACCAAAATTGCGCTCAAGCAGGAGAGTGCAAAACTCCGGCCTTATGTGCTCCAGAGCCCGTCGGCGCTGCAGGCTAGTTTGGCGGAGCTGAGCAACACGCTGAACAACGATAAGGCACATATTGATGCGCTGGACAGGCGATCAAGAGCTCTCCAGACGTCAACGGACTCGTTCAGCGTGGTGGCATCGGACGTGGCATCATGCATCAAGCTGTTGGAAGAGATCGCGATCGAGCTGgccaaggaagaagaggagaacgTTAAGAACGCAAGGCAGAGAGACGCGCTCACGGAGCGGGGACACAATGTTAGAGAGGTGGAGCGTACCGAGGCGCTGCTCAAGAGGCAATTGGCCAAGTGGGTCGATCGCACGGCGCAGCTGCGAACGCAGAGCGAGGAGAAGGCGCAAAAGGCcatggagaagatggaggagttgaGGGCGGTGCATAGGAAGTTGACCGAGGAGAGGTcggagaagggcaaggatattgagaggaggagagtgaGAATCGAGCagacggagaagaaggtaCGTTTAAGCTGGactgaaagaaaagaaatgagGAGAGATGCTAACCAGTTGTGCCCTCAACTAGATGCTCGACTTGAAAGAGAACATTGAAAACGAAGTCCACGCTGCCCACGACGAGTACCTCAAGATGGAGGCACACATCAAGCTGTACATTACCGAGATGGAGCAGGCCATCTGAGCGAGCGTTTATTGGTGGATATGTTTTATACCCTTTTGTTCGCACACTTGTTCTTGTTTAACGTACAGTGTACTGCACCGCATTGGTTCACGGGTAAAGCATCGAGGTTTTGTTTGGCATAAGAGGTTTCTGGAGCATGTATGGATACCATGGAGTGGCGTTTCGGTTTAGTTCCCAGCAGGCTGGAAAGGTTGGGTGTGGTAATCTTTGCCTTTCATACCCTTTTAGGAGGCATCAAAAGTTGTAACACTGAATGAGACCACGAACTCTTACGATTACAAATTTCTTTCTGCCGTGCTCTGTGTACTGAACACTATACGACCCTCATATTCTCTTTCCTGCAATGACCAACCATCCTCAACTGAACAAACGATCTCTTtgcctttccctttcccactccccaaacccaaacTGGAACCATCGACCCAATACCCTCCTAACATCCACCGTCCTCCCAAtcaacccaccaccaacacttcTCTCAAGATCCCCTCCTGCGCCTCTCAAAGCACTCCCGCTCACAACTGGCATCTTCTCCCCAAGCAAATCATCCAGGCTCCTCAGACTCTCATCATACCAAACTGgctcaacaaccacaacccccaacccaaccctcctccccgtctCCAGCAATACAGCAGCCGTGGTGTTCAGCCCTTGCACGCTCCACTCGCTCGAATCACGATGTAAGGCTAGAAAGCCGTAGACTAATAATAGCTGTTGAGGTTGTGGACGTGCTTGCTGGTTTGGTAAGGGGTTATAAGTCgacggatgaggaggaggaggggtgggaaccttgttggtgttggtacTGTTATGATTGGTATCAAAGACAGAGAGAAAGGCGCGCAGGTGGGACACGGTGGGAACGAAGACTATGCGGATGTGTCGTGCTACGGCGACTTGGTAGAGGGGGGAGGCGAGGAGTTGGGAGGCCCAAGGGCCCGGGGTGATTTTGGCCGCCGGGGTGGTgcttgttgttttggtggGTTCATCTTGTGTTGACTGAGCTGTTGCTgccggttgttgttgattaCTGGGCCACGGGATTTCCCGTTGTAACTCTTGGGCTTCCTTTTGGTCTTGTTTTGAATCTGTCGGTATCTTGTCTTGGTCTGGTTGAGGTGAACTTTGCCActcttcttgctcttgaCCCTGTGACTTGTCGTCATCTTCTTGGCTTTGCCTGATATCCCTAGCCAAAGCTGTGAGAAATTCGAGTCGGCTGGAGCAGACGATCAAGGTGGTGGGATAACTGCAGTGGTGGATGATGTACCAGAGCAGCTCAGAGGGAAATGCCGGGGAGCAGAAGAGAGGCTGAGGTTGAGCCTGAGACTGAGAAGAGTCCATGACATTGGTCGCTTGGTAGCTTTCACGACAGGAAAAAACGTTGGCCACGACTTGCGATTGCGCAACCAGCAAATATGTGCGTGTGGGGGGAGTGAGCTCCGTTTGAGATTTTGGTATTCGAGGAATGAAAATGCATTGGTTGTCGTCTCACATGCACGCTGCAGAAGGCGTTCCACTTGTGAGGTTTGTTTCTAAACTTTAAGGTATCACATCGCGGGTCTCGGATAGGGCTGAGTTCCGCTTGTATCGCGGTGGCGGCCGTCCCGATCCATATGGTCAAGGTGTTTGTTCGGACCCGGGATGATAGGGGTCCTCCCGCGGACGGCAAAAGTGGAAGCTAAAACCTGGGGAGATTCGATTGAAAAGAATACACGCCTATATGCATATGCTTGGATCGTGCATAACGACTAGAGGTAACAATCAAGGCAGCTCGAGCACTCAACCACCTGTCAGCTCGACATGAAAGACACCACTTGAATGCTCCCGTTATCCGGTCTTATTAACGGGGGAAAACCGTGAAATGGAGAGCGTAGATCTATCGGGTACCTTCAAGTGTGGAAAGGGGTGATTTTACCATCTCCTATGGTAAGGAAAAAAATGTTCATCGGAATCATCAAGCCATAAACGGGTTTTGGACATATAATTGAATCGAGCATCTGAGTTCAACATCTGGAAATCCTCGATAATCTCGTCGGTCGAGAGTTGTCAGCTGGCTTAACGACGGTTGGGTGGCATCGCCGCCGTGTCGGAAGCCTGATGTGAGTCTGTCAGGTATTGTTTCACTTTGGATTGCATTGTGTTGTGAggccgtagaggtaggaagatgatggatgtcCCGCTTGTGATGTCTGTGTATAAGTGGAGGGTAGGTGAGAGATCGGGTGGTCagcaaggtaggtagtatcGGGTACATAGCTGCGAGGTAGGCCTGCTACGGATTCCCCGCTATTCCCCAATCCACCACAGCTCCAGGCCGTCCGTGCATCACGTCACAGCTCACCACCCACTGCTGGGCACCGGGATCCTAACTTTGTCCATTCCAACTGATCATCGCAACACTCAAACGTGCTCCCCGAAACAGCGAGCTCAGTGCGCTGGATAACAGTCACTGACCCAACATGGAATCGATAGCCAGGATTTCGTCGCTGCTAGAAAGCGGTAAGCTTAACTCCATCCCTCTTCAGGTTATCACCGTGTCCTCCTGCTTGCTGACCACGGCGTCTGTCTCTACTCCAGCCCGAGAGCTCACCCTCGATGCCGCCTCGGCCGCCCGCAGCGCCCGCAGCTCGTCCAAGCCTCTCGATCGCGTTCAGGTTAAGAAACTCCTCGACAGTCGCAATGAACGAGAAGTGCTGGACGGTCTGCGTCGGGTCATCTCGGTATGTTTTTACCCCATACATATGGTTTGGTGGCCATGGGAGCAAGTGCTAACAGCTCGGGCGCATGTCTTCTAGATGATGTACCGCTCGCAAAGGACACACCCTCTGTTCTCCTCCGTCGTCAAGAA belongs to Neurospora crassa OR74A linkage group IV, whole genome shotgun sequence and includes:
- a CDS encoding kinetochore protein nuf2 encodes the protein MAFNPRMSILPPQPQQSRQRKKEEEAAYANMRLPDREIVGCINELGIPFTLADLQKPNPIQVQMIFEWFGELLMNKTRQTVDPAMRAAAEDVCGPELGEAMMPSDTRNLLGFYVSLRRLMLDCGVNDFSFNDLYKPTHDRLVRMLSYVINFVRFRESQTSVIDEHCNKAEQTKARIEQLYVENQNMEAQLEEMRHNRRAMEVLVQEKTVRNEELKKRLLELRRSQEKVAARLEEAKTKKGELAAELEEKTATKIALKQESAKLRPYVLQSPSALQASLAELSNTLNNDKAHIDALDRRSRALQTSTDSFSVVASDVASCIKLLEEIAIELAKEEEENVKNARQRDALTERGHNVREVERTEALLKRQLAKWVDRTAQLRTQSEEKAQKAMEKMEELRAVHRKLTEERSEKGKDIERRRVRIEQTEKKMLDLKENIENEVHAAHDEYLKMEAHIKLYITEMEQAI